The region ACGCCAGGAAGTTTGCTTCTTCTAAGGGCATTTGTTCCGTTAAAATTTATGAGTGGATCATCAGAATGTTCTATGATGTAGCGGCTTGAGCCTGTTCCAGTCGGTTACAAATTGTTAATCCAGAAATAGATTCACCGCTCTATTTTTTGATGAAAAATGAAATCCGGAACTTCATGTATCGTATTTTTCACGGCATTTAATACCCAAAATTCCTGCCTAAATAATGAACTTTTACGAGTGAAAAAGGTCTCCAAAAAACACTTCACAAAATTTCAAAGATTCTCAAAAAACTGATGCTCGGAAATCTGGAGTCACAACGGAAAACGGCGGATGACGAAAATAATGCGTCCACAGTTTTGTCGCGTGTTGTCTTAGTTCCGCATCGACAACGAGAAATACAAACGAGTAGCTTGGCTATGTAAAGAAACAAAGAAGGTAGGAATATTTCATGATGGAAACTAAGTCAGCACTTCCAATTTTTATTAAAAAGCATGAGCAACATGTTTTGAACTCTTGGACAGAAGAGCAAGTTTCAAAAATCGGTAGCAAAATTTCAGTCAGTGAGCTGAAAAGACAATGTTCAGATTTTATGGGCCTGATGACTGAAGCTTTGCAAACTGGGACATACGAAAACCTTAAAGGTAACCAGTGGGAAAATGTGAAAAGAATGCTGTCGGAGATCTCTCGTTCAAGAAGTCTTCAAGGCTTCTCGCCCAGTGAAACAGCAATATTTATTTTCTCTTTGAAAAAGCCACTTTTCAATATGTTGAAAATGGAGCTTGAAGCACAGCCGTTAGAACTTGCCAATGAAATGTGGAACATCACCACGTTGTTGGACCAGCTGGGACTATTTACCACTGAGGCATATCAAAAGACTCGAGAAGAAGTTATCGTTCGCCAGCAAGAGGAAATGCTAGAGCTATCTACCCCGGTGGTAAAACTTTGGGATGGTATTCTTGCATTGCCGATGATTGGAACTTTGGATAGCAGTCGCACACAGGTTGTTATGGAAAGTCTTCTTCAGCGTATCATGGAAACTGAAAGCGAAATTGCGATCATTGATATCACAGGCGTTCCAACGGTTGATACATTAGTGGCCCAGCATCTGATGAAAACTGTCACTGCCGCTCGCTTGATGGGTGCTGAATGTATCATTAGCGGTATCCGACCACAGATTGCGGCAACGATTGTTCATTTGGGCGTCGATTTGGGCGCAATCACAACGAAAGCAACTTTGGCTGATGCATTTTTGGTAGCTTTGTCTCGTACGAACCGTTTTGTAACCAAAGGAACAAAAGCAAAAAATACTTCTGCGACTTCGTTCAATTCTGGTGTTGAGGCAAGGGCTTAAACATGGAGCGTATTCCAATCATTAAACTTGGTAGTTTTTTATTAGTGAGTATCCAAGTTGATATGCACGATAAACTTGCGATGACTTTGCAAGATGATTTGACGAATAAAATCGTTAGCACGAATGCTAAAGCCGTACTGATCGATATTTCTTCTCTAGACATTGTGGATTCATTCATCGGCAGAATGCTTGCGGGAATCGCCAATATGGCTCGTATCTTAGATGCCGAAACCGTTGTGGTGGGCATGCAGCCAGCCGTGGCTATTACTCTTGTAGAGTTGGGCATGGAGCTAAATGGAATTAAAACTGCACTAAATGTGGATAGAGGCATGGCATTGCTAAGAAAAACTCTAAAGCTTTCTGATGATGAAGATTTAGTAAATCAAGATCACGAAAGCGAATGGGCTGAAAAGCATGCAAATATTGAAGCATGAGGTTTATCCCATCAAGACTCCGAGTGACATTGTAATTATTCGGAAAGAGGTCAGATCTTGGTCAGCCAGCATTGGTTTGAATCTTATTGATCAAACTAAAGTTGTCACTGCCGCCAGCGAGCTTGCCCGAAATACGTTGGATTATGGCGGTGGTGGCGAATTGCAACTATCCTCCGTGATGAATGTAGATCGGAAGTCAGGAATCCGTCTGGTATTTGCGGATCAGGGACCGGGAATCGCCGACTTAAAACTTGCCCTTACTGATGGATACACAACTGGTGGAGGTTTGGGATTAGGTCTCTCAGGCTCACGCAGATTAGTTAATGAATTTGATATTGAGTCAGAACCGGGAAAAGGCACTCGTGTTACAGCAGTTAAGTGGAAGTAATTTAAAACGTCATAGCCATAATTTTTCAATGACAGATCCTTCTCAAGTGGGGGAGGTTCGTCGTTTCGTTCAGAAACTATCGAAAGACTTTGATTTCAACGAAGTTGAAGTAGGCCGTCTTTCTATAATCGTGAATGAGCTGGGCAATAATCTTGTCAAGTATGCTCCGGGCGGGCGGCTTTTAGTTCGCGCGTTTGACAATCAAGATCTTAAGCAAGTGGAAATATTATCAATTGATACGGGGCCAGGGATGGACGTAGACGTGGTAATGACTGATGGTTACACCACGGGACAAACTCCTGGTACGGGGCTTGGTTCAGTCAAACGACAAGCGGATTATTTTGATTTGTACTCGACGACAAAGGGCACCGTCATTGTCGCCGGTATTTTTAAAGATAGTTCCAAGAGTTCTTTTAATTTTGGAGTCGTCAACCTACCGGTAGCTAGCGAGTCCGTCTGTGGAGATGATTATTATTTAAATATGGATAAGGATTCTGTAACAGCCCTTGTGGTCGATGGACTCGGTCATGGAATTCTTGCTAGCCAGGCTGCCAACGAGGCCACCGCTTTATTTTCGGAAATTCAGAATGAACCTCTCGATTTTATCTTAAACCGAATTCATGGAAAATTGAAGTCCACCCGAGGGGGCGCTGTTTTTCTTCTTCGATGGAGTGAAGCTGGAGTGGTGACTTTTACCGGAGTGGGCAATATTCGCACCGTCATTCAAAAGCCTATCGAAAACAAGACTTTGATTTCGCAAAATGGCACGGCTGGAGTTCAGATCCGTACGCCAAAAGTTTTATCAGAAAAATGGGATGGAGAAGGTCTCTTGATTCTTCATACCGACGGAATTAATAACCGCTGGGACTTCTCGGCCCATCCGGGTTTGATTTATCGACACCCTGCTGTGATAGCAGGGATTATCTCTCGTGATTTCTGTCGTGGGACCGATGATGCAACTGTAGTTGTAATAGGAAGAAATAAATGAATTTAAAAAAGCCAGGTCTTCCATTACTAACGATTCAAATCAAATATGAACCCGACATTGTAACAGCACGTAGAAAAACCAGGGATTTGGCAGAAGCTTTAGGTTTTGATTCCCAGGATCAGGCGCGGATCGGTACTGCCGTATCTGAGTTAGCCCGCAATGTTTTTCAGTATGCGCAAAAAGGAACCGTAGAGTTTTTTTTCAATACCCAGATTCCTCAGGCTTTATTAATAAAAGTTTCTGATCGAGGACCGGGCATTGCGAATCTCCATGATATTTTGGGGGGAGTTTATATTTCTCCAAGTGGAATGGGTGTTGGTCTCATTGGTTCAAAAAAATTAATGGATATTTTTGAACTTGAAACATCCAATGCGGGTACAGAAGTTTTAGTTGGTAAAACTCTAAGTGCAAAGTCAAAAAATATTTCAAATGACGTTTTAGTGAAAATCGTCGAATCCATGGCGACGAAGAAAGCTGATGATGCTTTTGAAGAGATTCAGCTTCAAAATCGTGAATTGTTGGCAGCGCTTGACGAATTGACCGCTAAAAAGAATGAGCTTTCTGAGTTAAACGCAGAACTTGAAGAGACTAATAAAGGTGTCTTAGCATTGTATGCAGAACTCGATGAAAAGGCCGAATCACTTCAGCATGCGAACGAAGTGAAGACGAGCTTTTTGTCCAATATGACTCATGAGTTCCGTACACCTTTAAGTTCTATCATCAGCCTCACGCGTCTTCTTATTGATCGAGTCGATGGGGATTTGACTCCTGAACAAGAGCGACAAGTAAATTACATCAGAAAATCCGGCGAGTCTCTTTTAGAGCTCGTGAATGATCTGCTTGATCTTGCAAAAGTTGAAGCCGGCAAAGTCAGCGTGAATGCCGCAAGTTTTGATGTCGAAGAACTTATGGGAAGTCTACGCGGTATGTTTAGACCTATCATTGGAGACCGTGAGAGTATCGAATTTACAGTTGACTGGGACGAGAACATTCCTGAGTTGAATACGGATCAACCCAAGGTCGCTCAAATTTTGCGTAATCTAATTTCTAATGCCGTGAAGTTTACGGAAAAAGGTCGAATTCAGGTTAATGCGAAACAAGTGAATTCGGAAAATGTCCTTTTCACTGTGGCAGATAGTGGAATTGGAATCAGCGATGAGCATCATCGTTTGATCTTTGAAGACTATAGTCAGATAGATTCTAAAGTACAAAAAAAGCACAAAGGAACGGGTCTTGGGCTTCCGCTTTCAAGAAAGCTTGCCCGAATGTTGGGTGGGGATTTATGGGTGGAAAGTAAAATTGGATCGGGATCCATCTTCCACGTTTTACTACCTATAAAATATGAAGGAAATAAAGAAGCCATTCTTATTCCGAAAAATAATTCTCCTATGCCGACTGAAATAACAGAGAGCAATTCGAAATTTAAGGTTTTGTTGATCGATGATGACGAGCCTTCTCGATATATTCTTCGGGGTTTGATTAGTTCTCAGCTATCCGCTGATTTTATCGAAGTACAAACGGGCGAAGAAGGTTTGGTGAAAATTAAAACTTTAAAACCTGATGTGGTATTTCTGGATTTAAATATGCCGGGACTAAGTGGTTTTGATGTCCTTGATAAGGTACAAAGCGATCCCAATCTTAAGGATACCCCCATCATAATAAATACGGCTAAAAAGCTTTCTGAATACGAAATTGCTAGGCTTGAGCATGCCTCCGCAATTTTATCTAAAGAACGAACAGATCATCAGCGTGCGCTTCAGGAAATGAAATCGGCTTTGGTAAAAGTCGGATTTGATTATCAATAGGACGGTTTATGGATAAATCTACGAAAAAAATTCTGGTTGTCGATGATACGGACGGTAATCGCTATGCGCTTGCCAGGAACCTAAAGACGGAAGGTTACTCTGTCGTGGAAGCCGTCAGTGGGTACGAAGCCTTGCGGTTAATTGAATCGGAAATGCCCGACTTAGTGACACTTGATATTCATCTACCCGACATTAACGGGTTTGAAGTCTGCCGACGTATTAAATTAAATCCGATGACTTCGCATATTCCGGTGCTGCAGGTTTCTGCAAGTTACGTAACTTCTAAAGCTCGTATTATGGGTCTTGAAGGTGGTGCAGATAATTACTTAACTCATCCTATCGAGCCTCCTGTATTGCATGCGACGGTGCTTGCGTTGCTTAGAACTCGACAGTTGATGGATGATCTTAGATCTGCACAGATTGCGCAGGCCGAGTCCTTGTCTGCGGCTAAACTTGCGAATCAAGCGAAAAGTCGTTTTCTGTCGAATATGAGTCATGAAATTCGCACACCATTGGGAGTCATTCAAGGTTTCGCCGATCTCGCTCTGGAGCCGGGTATTAGTGAAGAAGAACGTCAGTCGTATCTTCATACTATTAAGAAAAATGCCATCAGTCTTACAAGTCTTATTGGTGAGATTTTGGATTTGGCGAAGGTTGAAGCCGGTAAGATGGAAATCGAAACAATACGATTCTCATTAACTCAGACTTTGAATGAAGTTGTTGAGAGCTTCAATTTGAGAGCTAATGAAAAAGGTCTTACGCTGAAACTTCATACCGCAGAACATACACCTGAATTTATTAACAGTGATCCGACGAAATTCAGACAGATCTTAGTAAATCTAGTCGGTAACGCCTTAAAGTTTACCGAAAAAGGCTTGGTTGAAATCAATGTAGGTTTGACTAAGAATCGAAATTACCTGGGACATCACGTTCTTGAAGTTAAAGTTAAAGACTCTGGAATTGGACTATCTAAAGAGCAGCAAGGGAAACTCTTTGAGGCCTTTGTTCAGGCGGACAGCTCTACGACCAGAAAATTCGGTGGGACAGGGTTGGGCTTAAATTTATCAAAAAAATTGGCTCAATCATTGGGCGGTGATCTTTACCTTTACGAAAGCAGCGAAGGCTTGGGAAGCACGTTCGGTATGGTCATTGATATTGGTTTGATTAAGCCTGAGGACTACTTACGACCCAAGACATCAAGTGAAGGCGTTAAAATCGAAAACAGCATGTTTAGTGGGATGCGCGTTTTATTAGTAGAGGATATCGAAGATAATCAGCTTCTTTTTTCGAACTACTTAAGAAACCTAAAAGCCAGCGTTGACGTTGCGGGTGACGGCATGATTGCACTGAGTTGCGCTGAAAAGAATCAATACGATGTCATTTTGATGGATATTCAAATGCCGAACCTTGATGGCTATCAGACTTTGAAAGCTCTTCGTGAAAGAGGCGATAACACTCCGGCAATTGCCTTGACAGCCAATGCTCTTAAGGAAGAACGGGAAATCGCCCTGAATTTGGGTTTTGTGAATTACCTGACGAAACCATTAAGTGCGAAGACCTTGGTGGCTGCACTTAAAGAAATTCAACTTCAACTCTAGTTGGATACAAAAAAAGCCTCTCTTCCGAGAGGCTTTTTGCTTTTATTCAGCTTCGAATTGCTGAACTGGGTAAAGACCCAGGAAGTTTGCTTCCTCAGTCGACATATCGAATTCTGGGTACAAGCCTTTAGACATTGTACAAACTACGTCTACGTTAGCGTTACCCTCAGAAGTGTTCGCGTACAAAGTTCCTTCGTAAGATCTTGAAGAACGATCAAACTTAGCCTCTAAGCGACCAGAAGCATCGGGGCTTGTTGCAGTTGCGCGGATGTATTGGCCCTCTTGAACATCACTTGAAGTAACCTGCATTGCGATTTGCTTAGTTGATCCACCACTTACTGTGATCAAGATGTCGCCAACGATTTGGTTGCCCGACGTTGTTGCATCAGCTTTGAAGTTATACCAGTAGTAAGAACCTTCGCAGTGAACTTGCGCAGCGTGCGCCAAACCACCGGCTAATAGAATTGCACCTGTCAAAAATAGACTTTTCATATGAACCCCTCCGTAAGTCATAAGTAAGGGTTACCCGACTAGAGTAAAAGGTCAAAGAAAGGTCATGACTCTGTGCAGAGGAGGAATCGTTACCCTTCGAGTCCTTTAATGATCGGGCAGTCGGGGCGGTTGTCGCCGTGGCAATTCTTAGCGAGCATTTGAAGGGTATTTAACATTTCCTGCATTTCTTTTATTTTTTTCTCGAGCGCTTCTATCTGATCAAAAGCCAAAGCTTTAACATCACGGCTTGCGCGGGATTTGTTTCGCCATAGGCTGACAAGCTTTTTGATTTCTTTCATTGAAAATCCGAGGCTTCGGGCACGCTTAATGAATCGTAAAAACTGCACATCGTTTTCAGTATAGGAACGGTATCCAGAATCTGTACGCGCGGCTTTTGGGATGATCCCAATGGATTCGTAATGACGAATAAGCTTAGCGTTGACGCCTGACAGTTTTGCTAAATCACCGATATTCATTTGCCACCTCTATAGTATCTTAAACCTTCCCATCGTTGGAAGGTCAAGGAAGTGTATCAAAATTACCTATTGACCTTCCAACGATGGGAAGGTGCAGACTGGTCTTAGTTCAAAGGAACTGGAGGATTTATGAGCCATCAAGAATATAATGTACAAGGAATGACCTGCAATAAGTGCACGGAGAAGATCTCTGCGGAACTTAGTAAGGATCCTCGTATTCACGATCTGAAAGTAACTTTGAATCCTCCGCGAATCCAATTTGATTCGTCTGAGGAGACAACTGCTGCGCAGATCAATACTGCTCTCGCTCCGCTTAAAAAATATTCCGTGATCGATGGTGGAAAAGAAAATGCCGTGAAAGAAGAGCCCTTTGCTCTTTCTAAGTATCTGCCTTTGTTTTTGCTATTCGGATTAAGTGCCGGGGTCCCGGCATTGAACGCCGTCATCAATCAGGCCGGGTGGGGTCATTGGATGCCTCAATTTATGGGGGTATCATTAATTGCTTTATCTTATTTTAAGTTATCAGATTTAAGTAAGTTCACTGAAGCATTTGCTACTTATGATCCCATTGCTATGAAATTTAATGCGTATGGATTTATTTATCCTTTCTTTGAACTGGTAGCGGGGATTGGTTTTATTCTTGGGCTCTTCATCAACCCTTTGTCCGTGCTGGTGATCGCAATTTTATTGCCGACAACTTTTGGAGTCATTAAAGCTTTGCGAGAAAAACGCCAGTTCCAATGTGCGTGTTTGGGAACTGCGTTCAACTTGCCGCTCACAAAGGTCACTATCGTTGAAAATATACTGATGATCGCGATGGCGTTGATGATGCTTTTTTAGTTTCAGTTTGAGACGCATGAGATTTAAAATGGTCTATTGTTTAACGATGAAAATTCCGAATAATTGTCATGCAGTACCATTTAGTAGGTTTTATAATTTTGGCTATCGTGCTGGTCGCGATCATTATCTTTCGAAGCTTCACTGATGATTCGAAAGCGCAAGACGAGTTAGATCGCTTTTTAAGTGAACCAAAATCTCCACGCCAAGTCGCCAGATTGTATGAACGTTACGTGGGGCATCTTTTTGAAAAACAAGGTTATGATGTAGCCTATCTGGGGGCCCTTAAAGGGCATGCTGATATGGGCCGGGACATTATCGTTACTAAGCCCGATGAAATTTTGGTGATCCATACAAAATGTTGGGCCAAACGCCGAGTCGTTCACGACAACGACATCTATCATTTATTCGGAAAGATGTCGCATCTAAAGCTGACTTCAGAAGATCCCAACCGCAAAACAAGAGCGGTGATGTATTCAACTTCACAGTATTCAAGTTTGGCAAAACAAGCTGCAAGTGTTTTGGGTGTGGAAATCAGAACTGAGAAACTAAATCTTTCCTATCCGATGATCAAATGCAGTATCTCGCCAATTGGGGAGAAGGTTTACTACCTTCCCTTCGATGCCGTCTATGACCGAGTCAAGGTAAGCCGCCGCGACGAGTACTTCGTACGCACTGTTCATGAGGCGGTGAAAAAAGGTTTTAAGCGGGCCGGATAAACTAAGATTAAGCCGCAAAAATAAAAAAGCCCTGCCTGAAAAGGACAGGGCTTTTTACTTTATCTATCTCGATTTAAGAGATCCGCCCAAATTTCCAAGAACTCCCAACTGTCCTAAAAGTTGTGTCGCAGCTGTGTAACAGTGGAATGAAACAACTTTGCCATCTTTGATTTTAAAAACGTCGAAACATGGCGTGCTCATTTTCTTATTCGTTGCTGGCAAATCTCCCATCGGGAAACCCAGGGCACCTTTTTGGGTACCATTTAGTGATAGTTCAACAAAAACCGTGTCGCCCACTGTCCACATGCTGTAAAGCTCGCGGTGCATATCGGGGAAAGCCTTGGCATAGATGTCGACGACTTTGCCAGTCTCTTTGCCATAATAGTTAATCCCTGCAGAAACATCCCAGAAGTGACCGTCCTCAGCGAACAGGTCGGCGAAGGCTTTAGCGTCTTGTTTTTCAGCGATGGCATAAAGCTCACGGATGAATTCTTCATTTTTTGAATGACCACCGACAACTTCTTGACGGTTTGCAAGGCCAGGGGAAGCGAATGGATTTACGGATTCGATTTGGTTGTACATATAATTCTCCTTTTAAATTTACTTAAATTCTTAAACTTGAGTCATGCCGCCATCGACGACGAGTTCGATGCCTGTGACATAGCTGCTGTCATCGGACGCTAGGAATAAAACGGCTTTGGCGATTTCATCTGTGGAGCCTGGTCTGCCTAATGGGATTTGTGCAGAGGCTTGTGTTGCGAATTGATCGATTTGTTCTGGAGTAAGGCCAAGCTCTGTTTGATAACCTTCAGTTGGTACTAATCCTGGCACAATTGTGTTCACGCGAATTTTACGATCTTTCAAATCGTTGGACCAACCACGAGCTAATGAGCGGATAGCAGCTTTCGTTGCAGCGTAAATCCCGTCTGTATTTTCAAAAAAGATCTCCTGACCAGCATGGTGAGTTCCTGGAGGATATAAATGTGCAATTAAATGTGCACTTTTAAGTTCATTTTTGAAGGTAAAGGATCTTTGGCCTGTCATTGTCGTTAAAAGGTTAATTTCTTCGATAACCTGAATTGAGGAGCGGTGATCACTTTTTGTGCCAGGATAGTAGAGAATTTGTTTTACGGATTTTGAAAGAGAATCATGACTCTTGTTGAGTATTGCAAAGTGAGGACCGATTCCAAACAGCGGTCTCTCTTGACAACTCTTGCTGAGAAGTTTGAGGAAATGTTCATCACGAAGAGCATATCCAACAAAGATTACGGTGGTGTATTCTTTCGGCTCGGCTCCTCCCACGAATGCGCATCACGCGCATTCGTCCCGAAGCCGGGGCCGTTCGCTCGTCAGGCCATCCGGGCCTGCCGCATTTGATCGAACGCTCCCCCGGAGCATTCGACCAAACGACGCTCTCTCTTCTTCGAGTCCTGCTACCCCGCAGACGCACAAATGCCTTGCGGAGATTTAGCTGGCTTAGATTGTTTTGTTTTTTTTAGGAAAAGTGGATGTCCAACCCCATCAATAAGCAGGAATTGGCCGCCCCTTGATATTATTAAGTTTTTTCGAAAAGGTAACCCCATAATTTCCGATGAAATTGCGGTTTTGTACTGCCAGGGCATGTCAATCACCGACATATCTGCTCGTACTGGGATTAAGAGACATACTGTTTGGAAGACGCTTAAACGGCTTAAGAAAGAATCCAGCTCTGAAGTTTCAGTTCCTTATGACAGATGGCGTAAAGGTAAGAAGCGCACAGGGGCTCGACCACCATTTGGGTTTTGTATTTTGGAAGGGGAGCTTGTCCGTGACCCAAAAGAGTACCCAACACTTCTTTTGATTTTCAGTCTTTGGACCAAGGGGACATCAGTTACTTCCATCGTCAATCTGCTTGGGGAAAAGGGACTGCGATCGCGTACGGGTAAACAGTGGAGTTATCGAGTTGTTCAATCGATAACCGAAAGAATCGAATCAAAGGAATTGGTCATGATGCAAAGTAAGCTTTGGTTCTCAGATGAATATTTAAAGGGAATTAGTACAAATAGTAGAAATAAGCCATTCAAAAAAGAATGATAAGGAAGGTTAACATGAATCTAACAAATCTCGTTTCTTGGTGTATTGGAATCATTTTGGGCTGGTCAGCAGTAAGCAACATTGATTTAATTCAACAGTCCATATTGCGTGCTCAGGCAAAGTTAATTTATGAATCGCGCACGGCCACATGGGGTTCTCCTAAATTTCTAGTTCAACATAAGGAACAACGGGAAACTGGAAACGTCGGAGCAAAATAGTAAATGCAGGCATCTAGCGCATGAAAAATAATCATTACATTTCGAAATTTCTGACACAACGCTGGCGCAGCCCAGGGTTGCCTTTGTGGCATTATGATTTTAAGAAAAAACATTTCTCCGATAAACATTCTGTCGACAGACTCTTCGCAAGAAGAAATCTGTGGTCAGATCAAATTGAAGATTTTTTGCGAGACAATACCGAAAATTTCTCACCGACGTTTCTCGCTGGTCTCGAAGCGGGTGCCCAACCCGCGTGGGATGAGTACAAAGCGCTTTTTTTATTGATTCTTTTTCAGGCTGCTAGAGTAAGTCATGCACAGACTGGGCATTCAAATCTCTCTGCCCTAAGTATTTTTTCTTCTAAAAAGCTGGAGGCGCTCGCTCTGGCTGCTAAGCAGACAAGAGAGTTAATTGGATTCAGACTGCCAAATGATTTGAGATTCTTTTTTCCGGAAACAGGAATCTTTCCGTTTCCGGTTGATTGTGGCGGCTATTTTGAATGGATATTTGCACTCCCTATAAGTGGAACATTTTGTCTTGGATTGGTACCCCAGTCTGTAGATCTAAATCTTTTGCGGGCCAAAATTAGCTATTCTCATCTTGCGGCTTGGTCGGTGGGCACCTCCAAGTTTTGCAGTAAAATTGTTATCCATCCAGATCTCTATTCATATAAAAATAGCCTACAAGAATTGGAATCTAAAATTGTTGAATGTCGGAGCTTTACTGACGCTCAAAGTGAGTTAATAAACCAAGTTCATTCTTTAATCGGCCTTGGTCTGTCTATTTGATTTTATATAAATCATTAATAAAGAGATACCATGACCGCAAAGTTTGTTGATATCTACACATTAAGTCACCGGACAGCTTGTATCAGTTTGTATTTCTCCTGTTTTATCCTCTTTTTTAAGACGGAGTAGCTTGTTTGAGCTATTAATTCTGAATGGAGGTTAAAATGACTCAAAGAATTCTATTAGCGGGAATATTTATATTATTCGCTTTCCATTCACGTGCAGAAACTGGTTCGCGCAGTATTGAGCCATATCACGCCCGACCTTATAGTGTGCAATTTATAGATGAAATGAGCGCACACCATGAGGGTGGGGTAGAAATGGCAGAGATGGCAATATCAAAGGCTTATCACTCTAAGTTAAAAGAAATGGCAAAGATGATGAAGCAAGCCCAGCAAGAAGAATTAGCGAAGATGGCTGATTGGCGAGTGCGCTGGTATTCATCAAGTCCTAGTTATACCTATATGGGTGCCGAAATGGATATGTCCAAACTTGAGAAGCTTAGTGGACCAGAATTTGATATAGCTTTTTTAGATACAATGATTATGCATCACCCTGGAGCTATTTTTCTAGGAAGAGAAGCTGCAGGAAGATCTGAAAAGTCTGAGATTCGTGCATTTGGGAAGAAAATATCAAATGCCCAACAAAAAGAATTAAATGAGATGCGCAAAATGAGAGACAATTGGACAAAGCAATAGGCATCATTAGGCCATATTCAATGGCCTAATGACTTCAATTTAGTGGTGAGAGTGTTCGCTTTTATTTTCTGTTTGGTTCTCGAACTTCAGAGGAAGTTTATAAACAGCATCGTTACCCACCGCTTTTTCGCGAACTGCTTTGATCACAATCTCACTGTCTTGCGAATATTTTTTAGTCGGAACACAATGAAAGTGATCTTGCATTACGGTGCAATTAAAAGGAATTTGTACCTTTTTAGCGCGCGCAAAAACTTTGGCACTAGAATCTTTTGTTGTAGAATTCTGAAAATTCATATCTAAAAGATAAACATGTGCACTCTGATCTTTGTCTAAAACTAGTTCTGTATGAAAAGCTCCTGGCATTTCAATCTTGCCGCCGTGAGGACCAGGCTTGTCTCCACCATGTGCGCTTGCTAACGTAGGAGCCAGGGTGAGCGTCAGAATTAAGTGTCGAATAAAGTTCATTGATTT is a window of Bdellovibrio sp. SKB1291214 DNA encoding:
- a CDS encoding heavy-metal-associated domain-containing protein, coding for MSHQEYNVQGMTCNKCTEKISAELSKDPRIHDLKVTLNPPRIQFDSSEETTAAQINTALAPLKKYSVIDGGKENAVKEEPFALSKYLPLFLLFGLSAGVPALNAVINQAGWGHWMPQFMGVSLIALSYFKLSDLSKFTEAFATYDPIAMKFNAYGFIYPFFELVAGIGFILGLFINPLSVLVIAILLPTTFGVIKALREKRQFQCACLGTAFNLPLTKVTIVENILMIAMALMMLF
- a CDS encoding restriction endonuclease, translating into MQYHLVGFIILAIVLVAIIIFRSFTDDSKAQDELDRFLSEPKSPRQVARLYERYVGHLFEKQGYDVAYLGALKGHADMGRDIIVTKPDEILVIHTKCWAKRRVVHDNDIYHLFGKMSHLKLTSEDPNRKTRAVMYSTSQYSSLAKQAASVLGVEIRTEKLNLSYPMIKCSISPIGEKVYYLPFDAVYDRVKVSRRDEYFVRTVHEAVKKGFKRAG
- a CDS encoding nuclear transport factor 2 family protein; protein product: MYNQIESVNPFASPGLANRQEVVGGHSKNEEFIRELYAIAEKQDAKAFADLFAEDGHFWDVSAGINYYGKETGKVVDIYAKAFPDMHRELYSMWTVGDTVFVELSLNGTQKGALGFPMGDLPATNKKMSTPCFDVFKIKDGKVVSFHCYTAATQLLGQLGVLGNLGGSLKSR
- a CDS encoding SDR family NAD(P)-dependent oxidoreductase → MGGAEPKEYTTVIFVGYALRDEHFLKLLSKSCQERPLFGIGPHFAILNKSHDSLSKSVKQILYYPGTKSDHRSSIQVIEEINLLTTMTGQRSFTFKNELKSAHLIAHLYPPGTHHAGQEIFFENTDGIYAATKAAIRSLARGWSNDLKDRKIRVNTIVPGLVPTEGYQTELGLTPEQIDQFATQASAQIPLGRPGSTDEIAKAVLFLASDDSSYVTGIELVVDGGMTQV
- a CDS encoding recombinase family protein, encoding MSITDISARTGIKRHTVWKTLKRLKKESSSEVSVPYDRWRKGKKRTGARPPFGFCILEGELVRDPKEYPTLLLIFSLWTKGTSVTSIVNLLGEKGLRSRTGKQWSYRVVQSITERIESKELVMMQSKLWFSDEYLKGISTNSRNKPFKKE
- a CDS encoding DUF305 domain-containing protein yields the protein MTQRILLAGIFILFAFHSRAETGSRSIEPYHARPYSVQFIDEMSAHHEGGVEMAEMAISKAYHSKLKEMAKMMKQAQQEELAKMADWRVRWYSSSPSYTYMGAEMDMSKLEKLSGPEFDIAFLDTMIMHHPGAIFLGREAAGRSEKSEIRAFGKKISNAQQKELNEMRKMRDNWTKQ